In the Hyalangium ruber genome, one interval contains:
- a CDS encoding protein-L-isoaspartate(D-aspartate) O-methyltransferase, which yields MGDVALAEFLERQGIRDRRVLDAIARLDRADFVPEHSRAAATQDSPLPIGHGQTISQPYIVALMSQALQLKGHERVLEIGTGSGYQTAVLAQLCREVYSVEIVPSLARSSRRLMRRLGFQNVYLRFGDGTLGWPEAAPFDAVIGTAAPETVPPRLLGQLEPGGRMVIPVGPERGAQELLRITRVRNGGIPQVERLLPVRFVPMTGEARHPQ from the coding sequence ATGGGTGATGTGGCGCTGGCGGAGTTCCTGGAGCGGCAGGGGATTCGGGACCGACGGGTGCTCGACGCGATCGCCCGCCTGGACCGCGCGGACTTCGTCCCGGAGCACTCGCGGGCGGCCGCCACGCAGGACTCGCCGCTGCCCATCGGCCACGGGCAGACCATCAGCCAGCCCTATATCGTCGCCCTCATGTCCCAGGCGCTCCAGCTCAAGGGGCATGAGCGCGTGCTGGAGATCGGCACCGGCTCTGGCTACCAGACGGCGGTGCTGGCCCAGCTGTGTCGTGAGGTGTACTCCGTGGAGATCGTCCCCTCGCTCGCCCGCTCGTCGAGGAGGCTGATGCGACGGTTGGGCTTCCAGAACGTGTATCTGCGCTTCGGGGACGGCACGCTCGGCTGGCCGGAGGCGGCGCCCTTCGATGCGGTCATTGGTACGGCGGCCCCGGAGACGGTGCCTCCTCGGCTCCTGGGGCAGCTCGAGCCGGGCGGGCGCATGGTCATCCCCGTGGGGCCAGAGCGGGGCGCGCAGGAGCTGCTGCGCATCACCCGGGTTCGGAACGGGGGGATTCCCCAGGTCGAGCGCCTGTTGCCCGTGCGCTTCGTGCCCATGACGGGCGAGGCTCGGCACCCTCAGTGA
- the greA gene encoding transcription elongation factor GreA, protein MSGGNIPMTPHGLRKLKEELKHLQTVERLKISREIEVARAHGDLRENAEYHAAKEKQSHIEGRILDINDWIARAEVIDTSKLKGDAVVFGATVVLKDAETDKAVTYRIVGELEADIKKRWLAVTSPVARALIGKKVGDTALVRSPGGEREYEIEEVRFEDPPDEEAPPAS, encoded by the coding sequence ATGAGTGGCGGCAACATCCCGATGACCCCTCACGGTCTCCGGAAGCTCAAGGAGGAGCTCAAGCACCTCCAGACCGTCGAGCGGCTGAAGATCTCCCGGGAGATCGAGGTGGCACGCGCGCACGGGGACCTGCGCGAGAACGCCGAGTATCACGCGGCCAAGGAGAAGCAGTCCCACATCGAGGGCCGCATCCTCGACATCAATGACTGGATCGCCCGCGCCGAGGTGATCGACACCAGCAAGCTCAAGGGCGACGCGGTCGTCTTCGGCGCCACCGTCGTCCTCAAGGACGCCGAGACCGACAAGGCCGTCACCTACCGGATCGTCGGCGAGCTGGAGGCCGACATCAAAAAGCGCTGGCTGGCCGTCACCTCGCCCGTGGCCCGCGCCCTCATCGGCAAGAAGGTGGGCGACACCGCCCTCGTGCGCAGCCCCGGAGGCGAGCGCGAGTACGAGATCGAGGAGGTCCGCTTCGAGGATCCTCCGGATGAAGAGGCGCCGCCCGCCTCGTGA
- the recG gene encoding ATP-dependent DNA helicase RecG, which yields MSHPLASLVGPLRYACQRDFAHLSTVKDLRTVVERALAGASGVDVRALSQLRAALPHVDHPTPERRKAALRSVVGALKLSGLALPVELEQVARSAPAEGGSGGVPTVAAVRAVASVPAWKASEPVPPPCEPLVLTPPPAQPAPARAAPAAAKKAAAPKKRKRAPGSEESRSEAKLLSIAPRSGPLSIALKTLGKRLGPRLLATLNKKGLRRVGDILFLLPRCYEDRRQLMTIAELDPGQRGVTVGVVRSADYVAGRNGKRYFRAVVADRSGSIAATYFHAGPWLKGRFTVGKRLVLSGEVRASTSGREIAHPEIEPAEDLESSSIHFNRIVPIYPGLERGDQRSYRELASRVADSYAQHLEEPLPEALRQKLNLMTLPEALRHIHFPPDDADLERLDAHRSPSHLRLAFDELFFLQLGVGLKRQGVKTERGIAFDVSAPRMERARSALPFMLTGAQRRVIEEIAQDMARPEPMNRLVQGDVGSGKTAVALVSALLALQDGYQVAVMAPTEILAEQHERTFRRLLEPLGFRVGLISAAGTAKQKRELREAVARGDIRLAVGTHALIEGDVAFERLGFVVIDEQHRFGVLQRHSLMSKGLKPDVLVMTATPIPRTLAMTMYGDLDVSVIDELPPGRTPVTTRVFNEQQRARVYEGVAAEIAKGHQAYIVYPLVEESEKLDLEDATRGAEKVQLVFPQARVGLLHGRMKPEEKDAVMEDFRQKRIHILVCTTVVEVGVDVPNASVMLIEAAERFGLSQLHQLRGRVGRGAAVSHCYLVASLARSWESTERLAVMEHSNDGFVIAEKDLEIRGPGEFLGTRQSGLPELAVANLARDGDLLSLAQAEARRILERDPFLRAPEHQGLVKALEERWEGRLALAKVG from the coding sequence GTGAGCCACCCCCTCGCCAGCCTCGTCGGACCGCTTCGTTACGCGTGCCAGCGCGACTTCGCCCACCTGTCCACCGTGAAGGATTTGCGCACGGTGGTGGAGCGGGCGCTCGCGGGGGCCAGTGGGGTGGATGTGCGTGCGCTGTCGCAGCTGCGCGCCGCCCTGCCGCATGTGGACCATCCTACTCCCGAGCGACGCAAGGCCGCGCTGCGGAGTGTCGTGGGCGCGCTCAAGCTCAGCGGGTTGGCGCTCCCCGTGGAGCTGGAGCAGGTGGCCCGGAGTGCTCCCGCCGAGGGGGGCTCTGGCGGTGTGCCTACCGTGGCTGCTGTGCGTGCCGTGGCTTCTGTTCCTGCCTGGAAGGCCTCGGAGCCGGTGCCTCCTCCGTGTGAGCCGCTGGTACTGACGCCTCCTCCGGCTCAGCCGGCTCCTGCTCGCGCCGCTCCCGCCGCCGCGAAGAAGGCCGCCGCCCCGAAGAAGCGCAAGCGCGCCCCTGGCTCCGAGGAGTCCCGCTCCGAGGCGAAGCTGCTCTCCATCGCCCCTCGCTCGGGCCCGCTGTCCATCGCGCTGAAGACCTTGGGCAAGCGGCTGGGGCCGCGGCTCCTGGCCACCCTAAACAAGAAGGGCCTGCGGCGCGTGGGCGACATCCTCTTCCTCCTGCCGCGCTGCTACGAGGACCGGCGTCAGCTGATGACCATCGCCGAGCTGGATCCGGGCCAGCGCGGCGTCACCGTGGGCGTCGTCCGGAGCGCCGACTACGTGGCAGGGCGCAACGGCAAGCGCTACTTCCGGGCCGTCGTCGCCGACCGCTCGGGCTCCATCGCCGCCACCTACTTCCACGCCGGCCCGTGGCTCAAGGGCCGCTTCACCGTGGGCAAGCGGCTGGTGCTCTCCGGCGAGGTGCGCGCCTCCACCTCCGGCCGGGAGATCGCCCACCCCGAGATCGAGCCCGCCGAGGATCTCGAGTCCTCCTCCATCCACTTCAACCGCATCGTCCCCATCTACCCGGGCCTGGAGCGGGGGGATCAGCGCTCCTACCGCGAGCTGGCCTCCCGTGTCGCCGACAGCTACGCCCAGCACCTCGAGGAGCCCCTGCCCGAGGCCCTGCGCCAGAAGCTCAATCTGATGACGCTGCCGGAGGCCCTGCGTCACATCCACTTCCCGCCGGACGACGCGGACCTGGAGCGGCTCGACGCCCACCGCAGCCCCTCGCACCTGCGGCTGGCCTTCGATGAGCTGTTCTTCCTCCAGCTCGGCGTGGGCCTCAAGCGCCAGGGCGTCAAGACGGAGCGCGGCATCGCCTTCGATGTCTCCGCGCCTCGCATGGAGCGCGCCCGGAGCGCCCTGCCGTTCATGCTCACGGGGGCGCAGCGCCGAGTCATTGAAGAGATCGCCCAGGACATGGCGCGCCCCGAGCCCATGAACCGCCTGGTTCAGGGCGACGTGGGCTCCGGCAAGACGGCCGTGGCCCTGGTGTCCGCGCTGCTCGCGCTGCAGGACGGCTACCAAGTGGCCGTCATGGCCCCCACGGAGATCCTCGCCGAGCAGCACGAGCGCACCTTCCGCCGCCTCCTGGAGCCGCTGGGCTTCCGCGTGGGGCTGATCAGCGCCGCCGGCACCGCCAAGCAGAAGCGCGAGCTGCGCGAGGCCGTCGCCCGGGGAGACATCCGCCTCGCCGTGGGCACCCACGCCCTCATCGAGGGAGATGTGGCCTTCGAGCGGCTGGGCTTCGTCGTCATCGACGAGCAGCACCGCTTCGGCGTGCTCCAGCGCCACTCGCTGATGAGCAAGGGCCTCAAGCCCGATGTGCTGGTGATGACCGCCACGCCCATTCCCCGTACCCTGGCGATGACGATGTACGGGGACCTGGATGTCTCCGTCATCGACGAGCTGCCCCCGGGCCGCACGCCCGTCACCACCCGCGTCTTCAACGAGCAGCAGCGCGCCCGCGTCTACGAGGGCGTGGCCGCCGAGATCGCCAAGGGCCACCAGGCCTACATCGTCTATCCGCTGGTGGAGGAGTCCGAGAAGCTGGACCTGGAGGACGCCACCCGGGGCGCGGAGAAGGTGCAGCTGGTGTTTCCGCAGGCACGCGTGGGGTTGCTCCACGGGCGGATGAAGCCCGAGGAGAAGGACGCGGTGATGGAGGACTTCCGCCAGAAGCGGATCCACATCCTCGTGTGTACCACCGTGGTGGAGGTGGGCGTGGACGTGCCCAACGCCTCCGTCATGCTCATCGAGGCAGCCGAGCGCTTCGGCCTGTCCCAATTGCACCAGCTGCGTGGCCGGGTGGGGCGTGGCGCGGCCGTGAGCCACTGCTACCTGGTGGCCAGCCTCGCCCGCTCCTGGGAGTCCACCGAGCGGCTCGCCGTCATGGAGCACAGCAATGACGGCTTCGTCATCGCCGAGAAGGACCTGGAGATTCGCGGGCCCGGCGAGTTCCTCGGCACGCGGCAGAGCGGCTTGCCCGAGCTGGCCGTCGCCAACCTCGCCCGGGATGGGGATCTGCTCTCCCTGGCCCAGGCCGAGGCCCGGCGGATCCTCGAGAGGGATCCCTTCCTGCGAGCCCCCGAGCACCAGGGGCTGGTGAAGGCGCTGGAGGAGCGCTGGGAGGGGAGGCTGGCACTCGCGAAGGTCGGATAG
- a CDS encoding FHA domain-containing protein, producing MISVKELRALGASLPAGTFRRQLGPFALIQRPPSESSSAVLAPTRVADTGTIELGMLSLLFEFENLLVATLPPLKETDALTIGRLPDCDVVLEDSSVSKMHAQLRWSEADRRCTVKDLGSRNGTFLNGATLGDREVTLRDGDILSFGYVQFWFLLTETLYARLRNPPGGMGSHSG from the coding sequence GTGATCTCGGTCAAAGAACTGCGAGCGCTCGGCGCATCCCTCCCGGCGGGGACGTTCCGCCGCCAGCTCGGGCCCTTCGCCCTCATCCAGCGCCCGCCCAGCGAGTCCTCCTCGGCGGTGCTGGCCCCCACCCGCGTGGCGGATACGGGGACGATCGAGCTGGGCATGCTCTCGCTGCTGTTCGAGTTCGAGAACCTGCTCGTCGCCACGCTGCCGCCGCTGAAGGAGACGGACGCGCTCACCATCGGGCGGCTGCCGGACTGCGACGTGGTGCTGGAGGACTCCTCGGTGTCCAAGATGCACGCGCAGCTGCGCTGGAGCGAGGCCGACCGCCGCTGCACGGTGAAGGACCTGGGCTCGCGCAACGGCACGTTCCTCAACGGCGCCACCCTTGGGGACCGCGAGGTGACGCTGCGGGACGGGGACATCCTGAGCTTCGGCTACGTGCAGTTCTGGTTCCTGCTCACGGAGACGCTGTACGCCCGGCTGCGGAACCCACCCGGCGGGATGGGCTCTCACAGCGGGTAG
- a CDS encoding SH3 domain-containing protein has protein sequence MRTPSFVLARAPVWLLVVLLAAACGKPEEMTVIQEGVELRETAHVDAAVAEKLPLGARVTLHAPHFWEDSEWHRIETKAGPRWTKLEGLAPYPLRGETRFVRVEELPVRATRESSGRLLETVLKLGDEVQLLAAEPPGEQDYRGVIRGGLLLGYVDGFGLGAEKPTTRNLLETAKEYLRQGDMARTKALARAAATMAEGTGRSGALVQALEQAETEPSALLDELTSFGEKAYGDTPPAKGAVGYVVPYRASLREGPDLRDPIITVLPVEAAVEVQVLQGEWAQVALIAKQTPWMSVDLGDLAQVQAGDTAELSSAQRGARARGYLQLTSIQAKRLSPAEHLAKVNALSREEHEEQRLELLKRALVIAEAKDVSQIAPALIDEAFQSERYRLAVAAAVRMKEPERAQDAPDKGWRIETVTSIYGCSGPPLEAQVERVDFEPDNDYPKPAGSVCALVTGFSSPCDVCLSDLAEYDDEERQRVLKDKVGVDNALSTHEDVITRHLKATTNLEDAYPRPSRMKVTVRTAAGAPPGRLFLFELPLEVDRYQPKLAISPSFKEARVSEVALLDSAAQGKWEYWMSTLQWEDVAHGAVFAPEPKAARKAVQDFARALKANPAEVRSRNESAGVVYAVHVSEHCGRCPGRRE, from the coding sequence ATGAGAACCCCGAGCTTCGTCCTCGCCCGCGCTCCCGTCTGGCTCCTGGTGGTGCTGCTGGCCGCCGCGTGCGGCAAGCCCGAGGAGATGACCGTCATCCAGGAGGGCGTGGAGCTGCGAGAGACCGCCCACGTCGACGCGGCGGTGGCGGAGAAGCTGCCGCTGGGGGCGCGGGTCACCCTGCATGCGCCTCACTTCTGGGAGGACTCGGAGTGGCACCGCATCGAGACGAAGGCGGGCCCTCGCTGGACGAAGCTGGAGGGGCTGGCCCCCTACCCGCTCCGAGGAGAGACGCGGTTCGTTCGGGTGGAGGAGCTGCCAGTCCGCGCGACGCGGGAGTCCTCGGGTCGCCTCCTCGAGACGGTGCTGAAGCTGGGGGACGAGGTGCAGTTGCTGGCCGCGGAGCCACCGGGTGAACAGGACTACCGGGGCGTCATTCGCGGCGGGCTGCTGCTGGGCTACGTGGACGGGTTCGGGCTCGGCGCGGAGAAGCCCACGACGCGCAACCTCCTGGAGACCGCGAAGGAGTACCTCCGGCAGGGGGACATGGCGCGCACGAAGGCGCTGGCCCGGGCCGCCGCGACGATGGCCGAGGGCACCGGCAGGAGCGGCGCGCTCGTCCAGGCGCTGGAGCAAGCGGAGACGGAGCCGTCCGCGCTGCTGGACGAGCTGACCAGCTTTGGAGAGAAGGCGTATGGCGACACCCCGCCGGCCAAGGGTGCCGTGGGCTACGTCGTCCCCTACCGGGCCTCGCTCCGGGAGGGTCCGGACCTGCGCGATCCCATCATCACCGTGCTCCCGGTGGAGGCGGCCGTGGAGGTGCAGGTGCTCCAGGGAGAGTGGGCACAGGTGGCGCTCATCGCGAAGCAGACGCCGTGGATGTCGGTCGATCTGGGGGACCTCGCCCAGGTCCAGGCGGGAGACACGGCGGAGCTCTCCTCGGCCCAGCGAGGCGCCCGCGCCCGAGGCTACCTGCAGCTCACCTCGATCCAGGCCAAGCGCCTGAGCCCAGCCGAGCACCTCGCCAAGGTGAACGCCCTGTCCCGAGAGGAGCACGAGGAGCAACGGCTGGAGCTGCTCAAGCGGGCGCTGGTGATCGCCGAAGCGAAGGATGTGTCCCAGATCGCCCCGGCGCTGATCGACGAGGCCTTCCAGTCCGAGCGCTACCGCCTGGCGGTCGCCGCGGCCGTCCGCATGAAGGAGCCAGAGCGGGCCCAGGACGCCCCGGACAAGGGTTGGCGGATCGAGACGGTCACCAGCATCTACGGGTGCTCGGGGCCTCCCCTGGAGGCGCAGGTCGAGCGGGTGGACTTCGAGCCGGACAACGACTACCCCAAGCCCGCTGGCAGTGTCTGCGCGCTGGTCACGGGGTTCTCCTCCCCCTGTGACGTGTGCCTGTCGGACCTGGCCGAGTACGACGATGAGGAGCGTCAGCGCGTTCTGAAGGACAAGGTGGGCGTCGACAACGCCCTCAGCACCCACGAGGACGTCATCACCCGTCACCTCAAGGCCACCACGAACCTGGAGGATGCCTACCCCCGGCCGTCACGGATGAAGGTGACGGTGCGCACGGCCGCCGGCGCCCCGCCCGGCCGCCTCTTCCTCTTCGAGCTGCCGCTGGAGGTGGATCGCTACCAGCCCAAGCTGGCGATCTCTCCCTCCTTCAAGGAAGCCCGCGTGTCCGAGGTGGCGCTGTTGGACTCCGCGGCCCAGGGCAAGTGGGAGTACTGGATGAGCACCCTGCAGTGGGAAGACGTGGCCCACGGCGCGGTGTTCGCTCCAGAGCCGAAGGCGGCCCGGAAGGCGGTGCAGGACTTCGCGCGTGCCCTCAAGGCCAACCCTGCGGAGGTGCGCTCCCGGAACGAGTCGGCGGGCGTGGTGTACGCGGTCCACGTCTCGGAGCACTGCGGCAGGTGCCCCGGCCGTCGCGAGTGA
- a CDS encoding FAD-dependent monooxygenase yields MDTNRTILIAGAGIGGLTLGVALRRAGFSVRVFERAATLRPIGAGITMQANAMLAFRTIGVDAAVAAAGHVMQRGSIQDQQGRTLGTMLVGEMAEELGAPMIAIHRARLQETLQEALGSESLTLGVKVVSFRDEPGGLFVRLSDGSEVQGDLLVGADGLRSVVRAQLLNDGEPRYAGYTSWRGVCEVPGIADPSATSESWGRGARFGIVPIDGGRTYWFATANAPQGGIDAPDSRTELLSRFSDWHAPIRALIENTQAAAIVRTDILDRPPVPHWSRGRVVLLGDAAHPMTPNMGQGGGQAVEDAVVLARCLAREAELPTALSRYEALRVPRANDFVVRSRRLGGVAQWENAAARWVRNRIFALTPPSSIRSTMRRALTFTPGP; encoded by the coding sequence ATGGATACGAACCGGACGATTCTCATCGCGGGCGCGGGCATCGGAGGTCTCACGTTGGGGGTCGCCCTGCGCCGGGCAGGCTTCTCCGTCCGGGTCTTCGAGCGTGCCGCGACCCTGCGCCCCATCGGCGCCGGCATCACCATGCAGGCCAACGCGATGCTCGCGTTCCGGACGATCGGAGTCGATGCGGCTGTCGCCGCGGCCGGCCATGTCATGCAGCGCGGCTCCATCCAGGATCAGCAGGGCCGCACGTTGGGGACGATGCTGGTGGGCGAGATGGCCGAGGAGCTCGGCGCGCCGATGATCGCCATCCACCGGGCCCGGCTCCAGGAGACGCTTCAGGAGGCGCTGGGCTCCGAGTCGCTCACCCTCGGGGTGAAGGTGGTGAGCTTCCGCGACGAGCCCGGCGGCCTCTTCGTCCGGCTCTCCGATGGCTCCGAGGTCCAGGGCGATCTGCTGGTGGGCGCCGACGGCCTGCGCTCCGTGGTGCGTGCCCAACTGTTGAACGATGGCGAGCCCCGGTACGCGGGTTACACGAGCTGGCGCGGGGTGTGCGAGGTGCCCGGCATCGCGGACCCGTCCGCCACCTCCGAGAGCTGGGGGCGCGGGGCCCGCTTCGGCATCGTGCCCATCGATGGCGGGCGTACCTACTGGTTCGCCACCGCCAACGCGCCCCAGGGCGGAATCGATGCTCCGGACTCGCGCACCGAGCTCCTCTCGCGCTTCTCGGACTGGCACGCGCCCATCCGCGCCCTCATCGAGAACACGCAGGCGGCCGCGATCGTGCGCACCGACATCCTCGATCGGCCCCCGGTGCCGCACTGGTCACGCGGGCGCGTGGTGCTGCTGGGGGACGCTGCGCACCCGATGACTCCGAACATGGGGCAGGGTGGCGGACAGGCGGTGGAGGACGCGGTGGTGCTGGCGCGCTGCCTGGCCCGCGAGGCGGAGCTGCCCACGGCCCTGTCGCGCTACGAGGCCCTGCGGGTGCCGCGCGCCAATGACTTCGTGGTCCGGTCCCGTCGCCTCGGTGGGGTGGCCCAGTGGGAGAACGCCGCCGCGCGCTGGGTGCGGAATCGGATCTTCGCGCTCACGCCCCCCAGCAGCATCCGCTCCACGATGCGCCGGGCGCTCACGTTCACGCCGGGTCCCTGA
- a CDS encoding amidase — translation MHLSEYAKFDGLGLAELVRRREVKPQELVEIALAAIQAVNPSLNAVIDVLEKEARTTLERGLPEGPFTGLPFLFKDLVMHAAGIPSDSGSRLFQGLVLPHDTALMGRYRKAGLVPLGRTNTPELGFNATTEPVLHGATQNPWNPEYSPGGSSGGSAAAVSSGMVPLAYANDGGGSIRIPASLCGLFGLKPTRGRTPSGPDVGEPLNGMGVEHILSRTVRDSAAMLDATMGPDVGAPFHIAPPERPYLEEVKREPGRLRIAFTRASPASRVAVSPECVAAVEDVARLCQDLGHEVVEARPDYVHEVMEEALLAIWSSGLAGWAFGLAGMTGRKPGPDTLEAANWATLQHGLGLKSLEMQRAFAIVNRVTRAVASFFVEHDVLLTPTMPFAPYRLGVLKANEPTTAQEWASRTFSYCAFTGLFNVTGQPAMNVPLHWSAEGMPVGTQFAGRWGDEATLFRLAGQLERARPWAQRLPRIHVSTAR, via the coding sequence ATGCACTTGAGCGAGTACGCGAAGTTCGATGGTCTCGGCCTGGCGGAGCTCGTCCGCCGAAGGGAAGTAAAGCCCCAGGAGCTGGTCGAGATCGCCCTGGCCGCCATCCAGGCGGTGAACCCCTCCCTCAACGCCGTCATCGATGTGCTGGAGAAGGAGGCGCGTACCACGCTGGAGCGTGGCCTGCCCGAGGGCCCCTTCACCGGGCTGCCCTTCCTGTTCAAGGATCTGGTGATGCACGCGGCCGGAATCCCCTCGGACTCCGGCAGCCGGCTGTTCCAGGGGCTGGTGCTGCCGCATGACACCGCGCTCATGGGGCGCTACCGCAAGGCGGGCCTCGTCCCGCTGGGGCGGACCAACACGCCAGAGCTGGGCTTCAACGCCACCACCGAGCCCGTGCTGCACGGTGCCACGCAGAACCCGTGGAACCCGGAGTACAGCCCGGGCGGCTCGAGCGGCGGTTCGGCGGCGGCCGTGAGCTCCGGCATGGTGCCCCTGGCCTATGCGAATGACGGGGGCGGCTCCATTCGCATCCCCGCCTCCCTGTGCGGCCTCTTTGGCTTGAAGCCGACTCGGGGCCGGACTCCCTCCGGGCCCGATGTCGGGGAGCCGCTCAACGGCATGGGCGTGGAGCACATCCTGTCTCGGACGGTGCGCGACAGCGCCGCCATGCTGGATGCCACGATGGGGCCTGATGTGGGCGCCCCGTTCCACATCGCTCCTCCGGAGCGGCCCTATCTGGAAGAGGTGAAGCGGGAGCCCGGGCGCCTGCGCATCGCCTTCACCCGCGCCTCACCCGCGTCCCGAGTCGCGGTCAGCCCCGAGTGCGTGGCCGCGGTGGAGGATGTGGCGCGGCTGTGCCAGGACCTGGGCCACGAAGTGGTCGAGGCGCGGCCGGATTACGTCCACGAGGTCATGGAGGAAGCGTTGCTGGCCATCTGGAGCTCCGGGCTGGCGGGCTGGGCATTTGGACTCGCCGGCATGACGGGCCGGAAGCCAGGGCCCGATACACTCGAGGCCGCCAACTGGGCCACCTTGCAGCATGGCCTGGGCCTCAAGTCCCTGGAGATGCAGCGGGCCTTCGCGATCGTGAACCGCGTCACGCGCGCGGTGGCCAGCTTCTTCGTGGAGCATGACGTCCTGCTCACCCCTACGATGCCCTTCGCGCCGTACCGGCTGGGTGTGCTGAAGGCGAACGAGCCGACGACCGCTCAGGAGTGGGCCTCTCGCACCTTCTCGTACTGCGCGTTCACGGGCCTGTTCAACGTGACGGGCCAGCCCGCCATGAACGTGCCGCTCCACTGGAGCGCCGAGGGAATGCCGGTGGGGACCCAGTTCGCCGGGCGCTGGGGCGACGAGGCCACGCTGTTCCGCCTGGCCGGGCAGCTCGAGCGGGCCCGCCCCTGGGCCCAGCGCCTGCCGCGGATTCACGTTTCGACCGCACGGTGA
- a CDS encoding FHA domain-containing protein translates to MLLVREVRTLAGNLTNEDFRRQVGPFVLVRRPPDPVVAKMAMRLGAQRTKVARTSADSKILMAELLQQFDDLGVATLPPIHGSEELTVGRLPDNDLVVDDPSVSKRHAMLRWDNVARRCVVSDLGSRNGTTINADYVRDPNTMVSDGDVLSFGDAEFCFLETSSLLAMLRTHQPL, encoded by the coding sequence ATGCTGCTGGTCCGTGAGGTCCGAACGCTGGCGGGGAACCTGACGAACGAAGACTTTCGTCGGCAGGTGGGCCCCTTCGTCCTCGTGCGGCGGCCGCCGGACCCCGTGGTGGCGAAGATGGCGATGCGGCTGGGGGCCCAGCGCACCAAGGTGGCGCGCACCTCGGCCGACTCCAAGATTCTGATGGCGGAGCTGCTCCAGCAGTTCGATGATCTGGGCGTGGCCACCCTCCCCCCCATCCACGGCAGCGAGGAGCTGACGGTCGGGCGACTGCCCGACAACGATCTCGTGGTGGATGACCCCTCCGTGTCCAAGCGCCACGCGATGCTGCGGTGGGACAACGTGGCGCGCCGGTGCGTGGTGTCGGACCTGGGCTCGCGCAACGGAACGACGATCAACGCCGACTACGTACGCGATCCGAACACGATGGTGAGCGACGGGGACGTGCTGAGCTTCGGGGACGCGGAGTTCTGCTTCCTGGAGACCTCCAGCCTCCTGGCCATGCTGCGCACCCACCAGCCCCTCTGA